A portion of the Leptidea sinapis chromosome 27, ilLepSina1.1, whole genome shotgun sequence genome contains these proteins:
- the LOC126972703 gene encoding uncharacterized protein LOC126972703, with translation MMDSEPKKNIRRIARQESSGSKTRCKDTIESPERRFPLIAKDSEWVDISGTQAASSRGHAGQAGEHVQQSAPEEGEVKRVMTSMFPNLLDEDPETLDSIINSTISTTDVTRHLVGHKADFTFLKKVERLIPPDKKWLESVQENSNSLSSIDTRGHEDYQSCSTTDDSLTCSNIHYSSTKGFKMESNHKDSIEDYNNEQSTLR, from the exons ATGATGGATAGTgaacctaaaaaaaatattagaagaatTGCCAGGCAAGAATCTTCC GGATCTAAAACAAGATGCAAAGATACAATAGAATCTCCAGAACGTCGATTTCCATTGATTGCGAAAGATTCAGAATGGGTAGATATTTCTGGAACTCAAGCGGCATCTTCAAGAGGACACGCTGGACAAGCAGGAGAGCACGTTCAACAATCa GCGCCTGAAGAAGGTGAAGTTAAGCGTGTGATGACAAGTATGTTTCCAAATTTATTAGACGAAGATCCGGAAACATTAGACAGCATTATCAACAGCACAATATCCACAACCGATGTGACTAGACATCTAGTGGGCCACAAAGCTGACTTTACATTTCTAAAGAAAGTAGAGCGATTGATACCTCCTGATAAG AAATGGTTAGAGAGTGTGCAAGAAAACAGTAATTCCCTTAGTTCAATTGACACAAGGGGACATGAGGACTATCAGTCGTGCAGTACAACAG ATGATTCATTGACATGCAGCAATATTCATTATTCAAGTACCAAAGGGTTTAAAATGGAATCAAATCATAAAGATAGTATAGAAGATTACAACAATGAACAATCTACTTTGCGTTAG
- the LOC126972697 gene encoding dolichyldiphosphatase 1-like, whose protein sequence is MESADNLGKDDIEWQPLALTLVMYPKGDLLGKMFALTSLLPFGVGAGFIALILFRRDLHTIVFFIGTLINELINIILKHTICENRPLVRSNLYNEYGMPSSHSQFMWFFSLYVLYFFIFRLHHLNNNNIISALWRVIIVSSCFMMALIVSIGRVYLEYHTRRQVVVGAIVGIVTATVWFIVVHKILTPLFPQVVTLKISEMLMIRDTTLIPNVLWFEYTTSRHEARARGRKMAAHKPAQ, encoded by the exons ATGGAATCAGCAGATAATCTAGGAAAAGATGATATAGAATGGCAGCCTTTGGCTCTTACGTTGGTTATGTATCCAAAAG gaGACTTATTAGGAAAAATGTTTGCACTAACAAGTTTATTACCATTTGGTGTTGGGGCTGGGTTTATTGCTCTCATATTATTTAGAAGAGATTTACATACG ATTGTGTTCTTCATAGGTACATTAATTAATGAGttgattaatataatactaaagcACACTATATGTGAAAACAGGCCACTTGTAAGAAGTAATCTCTATAATGAATATGGCATGCCTTCTTCACATTCCCAATTCATGTGGTTCTTTAGCCTTTATGttctatatttctttattttcag ATTGCATCATTTAAATAACAACAATATCATATCCGCTTTATGGCGTGTAATAATTGTGAGCAGTTGTTTTATGATGGCACTCATTGTCAGCATTGGCAGGGTGTACTTAGAGTACCACACACGGAGACAAGTGGTTGTTGGAGCTATAGTTGGCATTGTGACAGCCACTGTTTGGTTTATTGTAGTTCACAAAATACTTACCCCACTCTTTCCACAGGTTGTTACCTT gAAAATCAGTGAAATGCTAATGATAAGAGATACAACGTTGATACCGAATGTTCTCTGGTTCGAGTACACGACGTCCCGCCATGAAGCGCGCGCCCGCGGTCGCAAGATGGCCGCTCACAAGCCGGCACAATGA